In a genomic window of Bemisia tabaci chromosome 1, PGI_BMITA_v3:
- the LOC109036355 gene encoding cotranscriptional regulator ARB2A homolog → MDGQSTSDGRTTSFPTTIRGFGYDFNEDGKLRKMDQSGKLTDVPYDFNVSSDHTYNQRRYEALGELITEHIYVLLEKEGLQKLPVPKDSAEEEGSFIYCTKNALKKENLMLLIHGNGVVRVGQWARSLIINESIDSGSMLPYIRKAKELGFGVICFNTNDNWKVLDGKKSSIKGSESPEEHAISVWKDYIQPSKAANIALVGHSYGGVVIFNLISHFEQDFMNRVFVVALTDSVHHQFSNNSHLPSSLQNRIFQISRNWVKSTEPLDAPIRDASDFKDVTRVSAGTPKHEMTSWSCMESLFNFVMERLPLDSRE, encoded by the exons ATGGATGGCCAGTCAACAAGTGATGGAAGAACTACAAGTTTTCCCACAACAATCCGTGGTTTTGGATATGATTTCAATGAAGATGGCAAGTTGAGGAAAATGGATCAATCAGGAAAACTTACAGATGTTCCATACGATTTTAATGTCAGCTCTGATCACACATACAATCAGCGCCGATATGAAGCTCTTGGAGAG CTCATAACAGAACATATTTACGTACTCCTGGAAAAAGAAGGGCTGCAAAAATTACCTGTTCCTAAGGATTCTGCAGAGGAAGAAGGAAGTTTTATTTACTGCACAAAAAATGCCCTGaagaaggaaaatttaatgctATTAATTCATGGGAATGGAGTTGTAAGAGTCGGTCAATGGGCACGAAG TTTGATAATCAATGAAAGTATTGATTCTGGATCAATGCTACCGTATATTCGGAAAGCTAAAGAATTAGGTTTTGGAGTCATATGTTTCAATACAAATGATAATTGGAAGGTGCTGGATGGCAAGAAATCCTCCATCAAG GGAAGTGAAAGTCCAGAAGAACACGCAATATCAGTGTGGAAAGACTACATTCAACCTTCCAAAGCCGCTAATATTGCTCTAGTGGGTCACAGTTATGGTGGTGTTGTGATTTTTAATCTA atCTCACATTTTGAGCAAGACTTTATGAATCGTGTCTTTGTAGTAGCCCTTACTGACTCAGTTCACCATCAGTTTTCAAACAACAGTCATTTACCTTCCAGTCTACAAAATCGTATTTTTCAG ATCAGTCGGAATTGGGTCAAAAGCACCGAACCATTAGATGCCCCTATCAGAGACGCAAGTGATTTTAAAGATGTTACCCGAGTATCAGCAG GTACACCCAAACATGAAATGACCAGTTGGAGCTGTATGGAATCTCTCTTCAATTTTGTCATGGAGCGTTTACCGCTTGACTCAAGAGAGTAG
- the LOC109036356 gene encoding uncharacterized protein codes for MPHCSVPGCHETSGKNETRERNIFFHRFPNPEKSPERLQLWVDYCCRDRFRPSNNARVCSKHFEDSNFDTSQLLKIRLMPHANFQGPKLRPGSVPSIPPEVWSAPSSDEPYCYSQTPTEEERKELVNQLLGESSNSPTYDNTHLQHHEPDDLDQEDTHSISSHEYQDDSYALPASHFVRIELMTEEPDPVESKPSSEEFNPINVALVLDEADDSSDGDNTKSIQCELGKEIIRKLPNSRCCTPEPEVSTTTPELKDRNQKRKAIFQLFSDSSKTSKKRPATTPARRPGLRSQRNKTSKTGLSR; via the coding sequence ATGCCGCACTGTTCTGTTCCTGGTTGTCATGAAACCTCAGGGAAGAACGAAACTAGAGAGCGCAACATCTTTTTTCACCGATTCCCGAATCCTGAGAAATCACCTGAGAGACTCCAGCTCTGGGTTGACTACTGCTGCAGAGATAGGTTTAGACCTTCAAATAACGCCAGAGTATGCTCAAAACATTTCGAGGACAGCAATTTCGACACGTCTCAGCTCTTGAAAATCAGGTTAATGCCACATGCTAACTTTCAAGGACCAAAACTTAGGCCTGGCTCAGTTCCTTCCATCCCTCCTGAAGTTTGGAGCGCTCCTTCATCGGATGAACCTTACTGTTATAGCCAAACGCCCACAGAGGAGGAGAGGAAAGAATTAGTCAATCAGTTGTTGGGTGAATCAAGCAACTCTCCTACATATGATAATACTCATTTACAACACCATGAACCAGATGACTTGGATCAGGAGGACACACACTCAATCAGTTCTCATGAATATCAAGATGACTCATATGCGTTACCTGCATCTCATTTTGTTAGGATTGAACTAATGACAGAAGAGCCTGATCCTGTTGAAAGTAAACCATCATCAGAAGAATTTAATCCCATTAATGTTGCACTGGTTTTGGATGAGGCTGATGATAGTTCTGATGGTGATAATACTAAATCAATACAGTGTGAGCTGGGGAAGGAGATCATCAGGAAATTACCAAATTCAAGGTGTTGCACCCCAGAGCCAGAAGTAAGCACAACTACACCCGAGCTTAAAGACAGAAATCAAAAGAGGAAGgctatttttcaacttttctctgATTCTAGCAAGACATCCAAAAAACGCCCTGCCACCACTCCTGCTCGGCGCCCTGGCTTGAGATCGCAGAGGAATAAAACCTCTAAAACTGGTCTTTCTAGATGA